In a genomic window of Magnolia sinica isolate HGM2019 chromosome 16, MsV1, whole genome shotgun sequence:
- the LOC131228813 gene encoding uncharacterized protein LOC131228813 yields MAAAVEVLNQRPHVSTSCPLAGKEINVFKRFQKMRPPIFSGATDPIVAEHWLKHILKLMGPLGCLDAQKVTLATFALEGEADEWWDLTCRPTPTGYLWMWKGFQTKFNEKYFLESFCDEKVLQFFKLK; encoded by the coding sequence ATGGCGGCCGCAGTTGAGGTATTGAATCAAAGACCTCATGTATCAACTTCATGCCCATTGGCAGGAAAGGAGATTAATGTATTTAAGAGGTTTCAGAAGATGCGACCCCCAATCTTCTCTGGGGCAACTGATCCCATCGTAGCTGAACACTGGTTGAAGCATATATTGAAGCTAATGGGGCCGTTGGGATGTTTGGATGCTCAGAAGGTGACCCTTGCCACCTTCGCGCTAGAAGGAGAAGCAGATGAATGGTGGGATTTGACATGCAGGCCCACTCCAACAGGCTACTTGTGGATGTGGAAGGGATTCCAGACCAAGTTCAATGAGAAGTATTTCCTAGAGTCGTTCTGCGATGAGAAAGTTTTGCAATTCTTCAAGCTCAAATAA